Proteins from one Bacillota bacterium LX-D genomic window:
- a CDS encoding GT-D fold domain-containing glycosyltransferase yields MVDYGTPMLNLNQVLSRLKQALEQRQPFSIVRFGHAEMYVINEATWPEASWDFSEYSTYCGITGPLPNMSRDIIEALLEADIAGLGDHTPSWQIVMNKIFQHYDLVIKRSCSAWISHQMVKSEEFFQLLQGKRIVLLGRRGAEGAAKFEQRGIKVVAALPLEGYEQINPTLASLGKLPAFDLVLAAAGVPATIICPRIAEKYRTCALDFGHALDIVIDGEEGFDFDFSFGRL; encoded by the coding sequence ATGGTTGATTACGGAACCCCAATGCTTAACCTAAACCAAGTATTATCCCGCTTAAAGCAAGCCCTAGAACAGCGGCAGCCCTTTTCCATTGTACGTTTTGGCCATGCGGAAATGTATGTAATTAATGAGGCTACTTGGCCGGAAGCAAGCTGGGACTTTTCAGAATATAGTACCTATTGCGGTATAACAGGTCCCTTGCCTAACATGAGCAGGGATATTATTGAAGCACTTCTGGAAGCAGATATTGCCGGACTGGGGGATCACACACCTTCTTGGCAAATTGTGATGAACAAAATATTCCAACACTATGATTTAGTTATTAAACGGAGCTGCAGTGCCTGGATTTCCCATCAAATGGTTAAATCAGAGGAGTTTTTTCAACTGCTTCAGGGTAAAAGAATAGTTTTACTAGGAAGGAGAGGGGCCGAAGGTGCTGCTAAATTTGAGCAGCGGGGAATTAAAGTAGTTGCTGCTTTGCCTTTAGAAGGGTATGAGCAAATTAATCCAACCTTGGCCTCGTTAGGTAAACTACCGGCCTTCGATCTAGTTTTAGCAGCTGCCGGTGTTCCGGCAACTATTATTTGCCCTCGTATTGCTGAAAAATATAGAACCTGTGCCCTTGATTTTGGCCATGCTTTAGACATTGTCATTGATGGCGAGGAAGGGTTCGACTTTGATTTCTCTTTCGGCCGATTATAA
- a CDS encoding nucleotide sugar dehydrogenase has product MLQTQILTKEARVGVVGLGYVGLPLALLCRKKGFQVLGIDVDKSKIDSLNCQKSYLSDIEDTELPSPNQEQIQFAWDYQRAPECNIFLICVPTPLYEDESPNYSYLFFAIDALASQLTPQQLIIVESTISPGTTVGKILPRLQKKGLEVGRDFYLAFSPERVDPGNPVYKTENTPKIVSGVTPKCCSLAESFYQKLGIETVPVSIPAVAELAKLLENTYRDVNIALVNEMAEFCRLSGVDIQEVIQAAATKPFGFQPFYPGPGVGGHCIPKDNILYTTASEAKGKIPYLAKTARAINAQRPLLVVERIKNILESKGKKLKDSSIALLGVTYKKDVNDLRESPAVQIIKLLLSQEAKVSYHDPWIKQLTVEQEELKSSSLTPDFLKNQDLVVLVTAHSSYDLNELQRNCPCLLDAAYAYTQQKAGSNIYVL; this is encoded by the coding sequence ATGCTGCAAACACAAATTCTGACTAAGGAAGCACGGGTAGGGGTAGTTGGACTTGGCTACGTAGGGCTGCCCTTGGCACTGCTCTGCAGGAAAAAAGGTTTTCAAGTCTTAGGAATAGATGTAGATAAAAGCAAGATCGACAGCTTGAATTGTCAAAAGTCCTATCTATCTGATATTGAAGATACAGAATTGCCGTCGCCAAATCAGGAACAAATCCAATTTGCCTGGGATTATCAACGAGCCCCTGAGTGTAATATTTTTTTAATCTGTGTACCAACACCTTTATATGAAGATGAAAGTCCTAATTATTCCTACTTGTTCTTTGCTATCGATGCTCTTGCCTCTCAACTTACACCCCAGCAATTGATTATAGTAGAAAGTACCATTAGTCCCGGTACAACAGTAGGAAAAATTTTACCCCGGCTCCAAAAAAAAGGGTTGGAAGTAGGGCGAGACTTTTACCTGGCCTTTTCTCCTGAACGGGTAGACCCGGGTAACCCTGTTTACAAAACGGAAAATACCCCCAAGATAGTTTCTGGAGTAACCCCTAAATGCTGTTCTTTAGCAGAATCCTTTTATCAGAAGTTAGGAATCGAAACTGTACCCGTTTCAATCCCTGCTGTAGCCGAACTAGCAAAACTGCTGGAAAACACTTACCGAGATGTAAATATCGCTTTGGTCAACGAAATGGCAGAGTTTTGCCGTCTAAGCGGCGTTGATATTCAAGAAGTTATTCAAGCAGCTGCCACTAAACCCTTTGGCTTTCAGCCCTTTTACCCGGGACCTGGTGTAGGGGGACATTGTATTCCTAAAGACAATATTTTATACACGACAGCATCCGAAGCCAAAGGAAAAATACCTTACCTGGCAAAGACTGCCAGAGCAATTAATGCTCAAAGACCTCTTTTAGTGGTGGAAAGAATTAAAAATATACTGGAGTCCAAAGGGAAAAAGTTAAAAGACAGCAGTATTGCTCTTTTGGGAGTTACCTATAAAAAAGATGTTAACGATCTTCGGGAATCGCCGGCAGTACAAATTATTAAACTGCTTTTAAGCCAAGAAGCAAAAGTTTCTTATCATGATCCCTGGATTAAACAGCTAACTGTAGAGCAAGAAGAGCTAAAATCCAGCAGCTTAACGCCAGATTTTTTAAAGAATCAGGACTTAGTTGTATTAGTTACAGCCCATAGTTCCTACGACTTAAATGAACTCCAAAGAAATTGCCCCTGCCTTTTAGATGCAGCCTACGCTTATACCCAACAAAAAGCAGGCAGCAATATATATGTTCTTTAA
- a CDS encoding NAD-dependent epimerase/dehydratase family protein, which produces MRYFITGGAGFIGSHLTLRLLSQGHEVIVLDNFSASPRDRLAKTSAKVAEGDVLDKDLVFTLAESCDYLIHLAAVVGVRLAMAKGREGLKVSCQGTENVLEAATILQKPIFLASSSATYGKILKTPVAEDADCLLGTSSKVSWLYSVAKLVEEHLALAYFRELGTKIKIGRFFNAIGPNQTGAYGMVVPTFINKALHNQPLHVYGTGRQTRTFAYIEDVLDGLEIVLQRGQVGEIYNIGGTEEVSIFYLAQKIKELAQSSSPIQLVPYEEAFDENFEETMQRMPDITKLQKLGYTPNWSLERSLQALINYHRQRTGVFNVVFSK; this is translated from the coding sequence TTGCGTTATTTTATTACCGGAGGGGCAGGTTTTATCGGAAGCCACTTAACTCTGCGCTTACTATCCCAGGGTCACGAGGTAATTGTTCTGGATAATTTCTCTGCCAGCCCTAGAGACCGGCTTGCTAAGACAAGTGCCAAAGTTGCTGAAGGTGATGTTTTAGATAAAGATTTAGTTTTTACTTTAGCTGAAAGTTGTGACTATTTAATTCACTTAGCAGCAGTAGTAGGAGTACGTCTAGCTATGGCCAAAGGCAGGGAAGGACTAAAAGTAAGCTGCCAGGGAACGGAAAATGTTTTGGAAGCAGCAACTATCTTGCAAAAGCCCATTTTTCTTGCTTCTTCTTCTGCCACCTACGGAAAAATTCTAAAAACACCTGTGGCCGAAGATGCCGATTGTTTATTAGGGACTAGCAGCAAAGTTAGTTGGCTTTATTCTGTAGCAAAATTAGTGGAAGAACACTTAGCTTTGGCATATTTTCGGGAGTTGGGAACTAAAATTAAGATAGGACGTTTTTTTAATGCAATTGGACCTAACCAAACAGGGGCCTATGGAATGGTAGTACCTACCTTTATTAACAAGGCACTCCATAATCAGCCTCTTCATGTCTATGGCACCGGCCGGCAGACTAGGACTTTTGCCTATATTGAAGATGTCTTAGATGGCTTGGAAATAGTTCTGCAAAGGGGCCAGGTAGGCGAAATTTATAATATTGGAGGTACAGAAGAAGTTTCTATTTTTTATTTGGCGCAAAAAATTAAGGAATTAGCTCAATCTTCTTCTCCCATCCAACTAGTTCCCTATGAGGAAGCTTTTGACGAGAATTTTGAGGAAACAATGCAAAGAATGCCAGACATTACTAAGCTGCAAAAGTTAGGTTATACTCCAAACTGGTCTTTAGAACGGTCTTTGCAGGCATTAATTAATTATCACCGTCAAAGGACAGGTGTATTTAATGTTGTATTTTCTAAGTGA
- a CDS encoding glycosyltransferase encodes MADYRPEKIVQKVFANSDWCKTCLLRSYPELRGRVVVTGFPFDFSVYEPYLRTPKEENLVVFNQRFSIEKLHIIELEAAQRLIAKGYKVQHLSGQPEKELAKQNISLGVLLEQAQEIGLELVFNPTKNDYHRNLAKATFVITTSIADMLPVSLIEAIFLRVIPIAPKAFCFPEFVHQHNLYRPYDLADIVRIIEEKPQRRHKIGQYAQEKVMDKYFAAMELNRAVKKR; translated from the coding sequence TTGGCGGATTATAGGCCAGAAAAAATAGTCCAAAAAGTATTTGCCAATTCGGACTGGTGCAAAACTTGTTTGCTTAGATCTTATCCGGAGCTAAGGGGACGGGTAGTTGTCACTGGATTTCCGTTTGATTTTTCAGTTTATGAGCCCTATCTAAGGACACCAAAAGAAGAAAATTTAGTTGTTTTTAATCAGCGTTTTTCGATCGAAAAGTTACATATTATAGAACTGGAAGCAGCCCAAAGATTAATTGCCAAAGGGTATAAAGTACAACATTTGTCAGGACAGCCTGAAAAAGAATTGGCTAAACAAAACATTTCTCTGGGAGTCCTCTTGGAACAGGCTCAGGAGATAGGTTTAGAGTTAGTTTTTAATCCTACTAAAAATGACTATCACCGCAATTTAGCCAAGGCAACTTTTGTCATTACTACTTCTATCGCCGATATGCTGCCTGTTTCCTTAATAGAAGCAATTTTTTTACGGGTAATTCCTATTGCCCCCAAAGCTTTTTGTTTTCCAGAGTTTGTTCATCAGCATAATCTTTATAGGCCTTACGACTTAGCTGATATTGTGCGGATTATAGAAGAGAAACCTCAGCGCAGGCATAAAATTGGGCAATACGCCCAGGAGAAGGTTATGGATAAATATTTTGCGGCTATGGAACTTAATAGGGCAGTAAAAAAAAGGTAA
- a CDS encoding CAP domain-containing protein — MKKAIKKAMAIAVMSGFMVSSALLPANAFTLNYKTKAPTCTTGLKTVVNWICPKTNTNTTTPVKVTPAPTTNTNTNTNTNTNTNTNTTTPAAQEPATTTNVAGLTADEALMVKLVNEERTKAGLKPLQVDMRLVKTARAKSQDMITNNYFGHVSPTLGSPYEQIKAAGVTDYSVIGENIAGNQTVEKAHQALMNSPGHRANILNSRYTHIGIGIIKGGPYGTMFTQQFAGK; from the coding sequence ATGAAAAAAGCGATTAAAAAAGCAATGGCTATTGCCGTAATGTCAGGTTTCATGGTTTCCTCAGCTTTGCTGCCAGCAAATGCTTTCACCTTGAATTATAAAACTAAGGCGCCAACATGTACTACAGGTCTTAAAACAGTTGTAAATTGGATATGCCCCAAAACAAATACCAATACCACAACTCCGGTTAAAGTAACACCGGCACCAACAACAAATACAAACACTAATACTAATACAAACACTAATACTAATACCAATACAACTACACCGGCTGCCCAAGAACCCGCAACAACAACTAATGTTGCAGGCTTAACAGCCGATGAAGCCTTAATGGTTAAATTAGTCAATGAAGAAAGAACAAAAGCAGGTTTGAAGCCTTTGCAAGTGGACATGCGTTTAGTAAAAACTGCTCGGGCTAAAAGCCAAGATATGATTACTAATAACTACTTTGGACATGTTTCACCAACTCTAGGCTCACCTTATGAGCAAATTAAAGCAGCAGGAGTTACTGACTACAGCGTGATTGGGGAAAATATTGCAGGAAACCAAACTGTAGAAAAAGCCCATCAAGCTTTAATGAACAGCCCTGGACACAGAGCTAACATCTTAAATTCCCGTTACACTCATATCGGCATTGGAATTATCAAAGGTGGACCTTACGGTACCATGTTTACACAGCAATTTGCCGGAAAATAA
- a CDS encoding heavy-metal-associated domain-containing protein produces the protein MSWFMESKLGKEWADLTVPKSEENFAQSIIDLESTITMIVTDMYTEEDYQKIAGELQAMDGIKQISPLLELHRIEICYDTRKISLDRIANCISAQGYHYLNRV, from the coding sequence TTGAGCTGGTTTATGGAAAGTAAGTTGGGAAAAGAATGGGCTGACCTAACAGTACCTAAAAGTGAGGAAAATTTTGCGCAAAGCATAATTGATTTAGAAAGCACTATTACCATGATTGTTACAGACATGTACACAGAGGAGGATTATCAAAAAATTGCCGGGGAATTACAAGCTATGGATGGCATTAAGCAAATTTCCCCCCTCCTAGAACTCCATAGAATAGAAATATGTTACGACACCCGGAAGATCAGCCTTGATCGAATTGCCAATTGTATTTCCGCTCAAGGCTACCATTATTTAAACCGGGTTTGA
- a CDS encoding Veg family protein: MATKMALSEIKQYLDASVGKKIKLKANRGRKKIIERLGVLEQTYPHIFVVKIEENNSKVSRVSYSYTDVLTETVELTIYKDCEEKEQII, from the coding sequence TTGGCAACAAAAATGGCACTTAGCGAAATTAAACAGTATCTTGACGCCAGTGTAGGGAAAAAGATAAAGCTAAAGGCAAACCGAGGCCGGAAAAAAATTATAGAACGGTTAGGAGTGTTGGAACAAACCTACCCTCATATTTTTGTAGTTAAAATTGAGGAAAACAATAGCAAAGTTAGCCGAGTATCCTATAGCTATACAGATGTACTCACAGAAACAGTTGAATTAACCATATACAAAGATTGTGAGGAGAAGGAACAAATTATTTAA
- the yabG gene encoding sporulation peptidase YabG, whose translation MPVIKPGDIVTRKSYGGDIYFRIIDVQKGVCTIKGLDVRLIADAPISDLEVKKPNEILQYKQRKIQINIANIKKIKSKRNEEIPESRGEKLTGNFFDFPGKVLHIDGDNDYLQKCMEYYRQLNIPAQGFYVAESEQPKVVQKLLRDYKPDILILTGHDALFKGAKDLSSLNSYRNSKYYVASVKKAREINNGLDDLVIFAGACQSNYEKLLQAGANFASSPQRVLINVLDPVFIAEKVAFTSIEKTIGVKEVVQQTITGEKGVGGVQTRGRYRLGYPRTVL comes from the coding sequence ATGCCTGTAATTAAGCCCGGCGATATTGTTACACGTAAATCTTACGGTGGAGATATATATTTTAGAATAATTGATGTGCAAAAAGGAGTCTGTACAATTAAAGGTTTAGATGTACGTTTAATTGCTGATGCACCTATCAGTGATTTAGAAGTAAAAAAACCTAATGAAATTTTACAATATAAACAAAGAAAGATTCAAATAAATATAGCAAATATCAAAAAAATTAAATCCAAAAGAAATGAAGAAATTCCGGAAAGCAGAGGAGAAAAGTTAACGGGAAATTTTTTTGATTTTCCTGGAAAAGTACTGCATATAGATGGTGACAACGATTATCTGCAAAAATGTATGGAATATTACCGCCAATTAAATATTCCTGCACAAGGTTTTTACGTTGCCGAAAGTGAGCAGCCTAAAGTTGTGCAAAAACTGCTCCGTGATTATAAGCCGGATATTTTAATTTTAACGGGCCACGATGCCTTGTTTAAAGGTGCTAAGGATTTATCCAGCCTCAACAGTTACCGCAATTCCAAATATTATGTTGCAAGTGTAAAAAAAGCAAGAGAAATAAATAATGGTTTAGATGATTTGGTTATTTTCGCAGGAGCTTGTCAGTCTAATTACGAAAAACTGCTGCAGGCAGGAGCAAATTTCGCCAGTTCCCCCCAAAGAGTATTGATTAACGTCTTAGACCCAGTCTTTATTGCGGAAAAAGTAGCCTTTACTTCCATTGAAAAGACAATTGGAGTAAAAGAAGTTGTCCAGCAAACAATCACTGGCGAAAAAGGGGTAGGGGGAGTCCAGACTAGAGGCAGATACAGATTAGGTTATCCTAGAACTGTTTTGTAG
- a CDS encoding cell wall hydrolase, which translates to MRIKLIGIVLLISLMIPTFAYAATYYVKSGDSLFKIGQKYGVSAEYVRQTNGLKTSAIYAGQKLWVPDRKVNAINYTVKKGDSLYTIGKKFGTTAEAIKQMNCLKSTQLKPGQALLIPKRASYKPVITAKNTASRGGSSSGSRQTATANKVSTKELTLLAKLVNAESRGEPFEGQVAVAAVVLNRVKSPLFPNTIAGVIYQPGAFTCVTDGQLYLTPSDTAYKAAKQAIAGWDPTNGALYYWNPAKSTSKWVWSRPITFRIGNHVFAK; encoded by the coding sequence ATGCGCATAAAATTAATAGGGATTGTCCTTTTGATTTCGCTCATGATTCCTACTTTTGCTTATGCCGCTACATATTATGTAAAAAGCGGCGACTCCCTTTTCAAAATTGGCCAAAAGTATGGGGTATCTGCAGAATATGTTCGTCAAACTAACGGTTTGAAAACATCTGCTATTTATGCAGGCCAGAAATTATGGGTACCAGACCGTAAAGTAAATGCCATTAATTATACGGTTAAAAAGGGAGATAGTTTGTATACTATTGGCAAAAAATTTGGCACCACTGCAGAAGCAATTAAACAAATGAACTGCCTAAAATCGACTCAACTTAAACCAGGACAAGCACTATTAATTCCCAAACGTGCAAGTTATAAGCCAGTTATTACTGCGAAAAATACAGCATCCCGCGGAGGCAGTTCAAGTGGAAGCAGGCAAACTGCAACTGCCAATAAGGTTTCAACAAAGGAACTTACTTTACTGGCTAAGCTAGTTAATGCTGAGTCTAGAGGGGAACCTTTTGAAGGCCAAGTAGCTGTTGCCGCTGTGGTTTTAAACAGAGTTAAAAGTCCTCTTTTCCCTAATACAATTGCCGGGGTAATTTATCAGCCAGGCGCATTTACCTGCGTTACTGACGGACAACTATATTTAACACCTAGTGACACAGCCTACAAAGCTGCTAAACAGGCTATAGCAGGCTGGGATCCAACTAATGGTGCTCTTTATTACTGGAATCCAGCTAAAAGCACCAGCAAGTGGGTTTGGTCCAGACCAATTACCTTTCGTATTGGGAACCATGTTTTTGCCAAGTAG
- the rsmA gene encoding 16S rRNA (adenine(1518)-N(6)/adenine(1519)-N(6))-dimethyltransferase RsmA, translating into MINLTVARNVKKLMQKYNFHTKKSYGQNFLTNEEVLQTIVESAQLDSEDIVVEIGPGLGTLTQFLAANAKKVLAVELDKTLLPVLAETLSDFSNVQVINQDILKIDLDEVVRQEIPPGQELSYKVVANLPYYITTPIIMHLLEQRYHISSITIMVQLEVAARMAARPGGKDYGALSLAVQYYTEPELITKVPPSSFIPAPEVESAVMKLTLRAKPPVQVADEKLFFSLIKTAFAQRRKTLLNALSHKYTQLPKEKLTALLESCGIDPQRRGETLSLEEYALLTKIFSD; encoded by the coding sequence ATGATCAATTTAACTGTTGCCCGAAATGTGAAAAAATTAATGCAAAAATATAATTTTCATACAAAAAAAAGTTATGGACAAAATTTTTTAACCAACGAAGAAGTCCTACAGACCATTGTGGAAAGTGCCCAACTGGACTCTGAGGATATTGTAGTTGAAATCGGCCCTGGTTTAGGTACTTTGACCCAATTCTTGGCAGCCAATGCTAAAAAAGTATTGGCAGTGGAGCTTGATAAAACTTTGCTGCCGGTTCTAGCTGAAACTTTAAGTGATTTTTCTAATGTACAGGTTATTAACCAGGATATCTTAAAAATAGATTTAGATGAAGTTGTCCGGCAAGAAATCCCTCCGGGCCAAGAGCTAAGCTACAAGGTAGTGGCCAATCTGCCTTACTACATTACTACGCCTATAATTATGCATCTACTGGAACAAAGATACCATATTTCCAGCATAACAATTATGGTTCAATTGGAAGTTGCAGCAAGAATGGCAGCCCGGCCAGGAGGAAAGGACTATGGAGCTTTATCCCTGGCAGTACAGTACTACACGGAGCCGGAATTAATAACTAAAGTTCCCCCGTCGTCTTTTATACCTGCTCCGGAAGTAGAGTCAGCAGTCATGAAGTTAACTCTTAGGGCCAAGCCCCCTGTCCAGGTTGCAGATGAAAAACTATTTTTCTCTTTAATTAAAACTGCTTTTGCCCAAAGAAGAAAAACTCTCTTAAACGCTCTTAGCCACAAATACACTCAGTTGCCCAAGGAGAAGCTAACTGCACTGCTGGAGTCCTGTGGCATCGATCCCCAGCGCAGAGGAGAGACCTTAAGTCTAGAGGAATATGCACTATTAACAAAAATTTTTTCTGATTAA
- a CDS encoding 3D domain-containing protein → MDAWIKNWVKQCIQARHKQQIIIVSILALVVLVLLGLTGYTWARKDITITVDGKAEQVSTFKKQVGEVLKEKRIALNPKDSISYELETALQDGMVVAIERAFPVVIKVDGRLLKAETPPAKVEEILKQSGVTLGPEDQISPALGTLIAEPTKIVIKRIGYKKITKEVPIPFQIERKEMANWDRGMEKVTTAGQKGLERKIIKITYRDGVEVNRQVIDTKVVKKPVNKCIAYGTRSVVSRGGDSYRFRESLTVTATAYSATGNSTFSGTKPGRGTVAVDPGVIPLGSRLYVEGYGVARALDIGGAIQGNRIDVFMNSQREARRWGVRTVKVYLLE, encoded by the coding sequence ATGGATGCCTGGATTAAAAATTGGGTAAAACAATGTATTCAGGCCCGGCATAAGCAGCAAATTATAATTGTTTCTATATTAGCACTTGTCGTCTTAGTCTTGTTAGGACTAACCGGTTATACTTGGGCACGAAAGGATATAACCATTACGGTGGATGGCAAAGCAGAGCAAGTGTCCACTTTTAAAAAACAAGTTGGAGAGGTCTTGAAGGAAAAAAGAATTGCCTTAAATCCTAAAGATAGCATCTCCTATGAGTTGGAAACTGCTTTGCAGGATGGAATGGTAGTTGCAATTGAAAGAGCCTTTCCGGTTGTAATTAAAGTTGATGGAAGACTGCTCAAAGCAGAAACACCACCAGCCAAAGTCGAAGAAATATTAAAGCAGTCGGGAGTTACTCTTGGTCCGGAGGATCAAATTTCACCGGCATTAGGGACACTTATTGCAGAACCCACCAAAATTGTAATTAAAAGAATTGGCTACAAAAAAATAACTAAAGAAGTACCAATACCTTTCCAAATTGAACGCAAAGAAATGGCAAATTGGGATAGAGGTATGGAGAAAGTTACAACTGCCGGGCAAAAAGGTTTGGAGAGAAAAATTATTAAAATTACCTACCGGGATGGAGTAGAAGTAAACCGGCAGGTAATAGACACCAAAGTAGTAAAAAAACCCGTGAACAAATGCATTGCTTATGGAACCCGTTCTGTAGTCTCCAGAGGCGGAGACAGCTACAGGTTTAGGGAATCCTTAACTGTCACTGCTACAGCCTACAGTGCAACAGGTAATTCTACCTTTTCAGGGACAAAACCTGGCCGGGGAACTGTGGCTGTAGACCCAGGGGTAATACCTCTCGGCAGCCGGCTCTATGTAGAAGGCTACGGCGTTGCTAGAGCCCTGGATATAGGAGGGGCTATTCAAGGAAACAGGATTGATGTATTTATGAACAGCCAAAGGGAAGCCCGCCGCTGGGGAGTACGGACAGTGAAGGTGTATCTTCTAGAGTGA
- a CDS encoding 3D domain-containing protein, with protein MLKTANCQAPPGKKILLLITAFFLLCGMSLTCYAQAVKTVTVVQGVKKIKIRTLARNVQGVLRQQKIQLSKYDLVEPGEMAKIQEGSEVRIYKAIPVIVSADGKSKTIMVAKPTREKVLTNSGIRLGSLDQVTDNLNTSELPKKLIVTRITEKKVVKYQKVDFVTKRQPKKSLVKGQTKVLQEGRPGVMQKIVIITYKNGQEQGRKIISSAVIKAPQTKLIAYGTKNPVVATASRSLEGRKMLFMEATGYTHTGNRTATGIMPYRGIIAVDPDVIPLGTKLYVEGYGYCVAQDTGGAINGHRIDLFYDSVNEALNWGRKVVKVYILH; from the coding sequence TTGCTAAAAACTGCAAATTGCCAAGCTCCGCCGGGCAAAAAAATACTGCTTTTAATCACTGCCTTTTTTTTGCTCTGTGGAATGTCCCTAACTTGTTATGCCCAAGCGGTTAAAACCGTCACTGTAGTACAGGGTGTGAAAAAAATTAAAATACGAACCTTAGCCCGCAATGTTCAAGGGGTTCTAAGGCAGCAGAAAATACAGCTAAGCAAATATGATTTAGTGGAACCAGGGGAAATGGCTAAAATCCAGGAAGGTTCGGAAGTTCGTATTTATAAGGCAATTCCTGTTATTGTCAGTGCTGACGGCAAAAGCAAAACAATTATGGTCGCCAAGCCTACCCGGGAAAAAGTTTTGACCAATAGCGGGATTCGCCTGGGCTCCTTAGATCAGGTCACAGACAATTTAAATACTTCGGAGCTGCCTAAAAAGCTTATTGTTACAAGAATAACTGAAAAAAAAGTGGTTAAGTATCAAAAAGTTGATTTTGTTACTAAGCGACAGCCCAAAAAATCTTTAGTCAAAGGCCAAACAAAAGTACTTCAGGAAGGCCGGCCAGGCGTAATGCAAAAAATAGTTATAATTACCTACAAAAATGGGCAAGAGCAAGGTAGAAAGATCATCAGCAGTGCCGTTATTAAAGCTCCCCAAACTAAACTCATTGCCTATGGCACTAAAAACCCAGTAGTTGCTACTGCCTCTAGAAGTTTAGAGGGGAGAAAAATGCTGTTCATGGAAGCTACAGGCTATACTCACACTGGTAACAGAACAGCAACGGGCATTATGCCCTATCGAGGAATTATTGCTGTAGATCCAGATGTCATACCCCTGGGAACAAAATTATATGTAGAAGGCTACGGCTATTGTGTGGCCCAGGATACGGGAGGAGCCATCAACGGCCATAGAATTGATCTTTTTTATGATAGCGTTAATGAAGCTCTAAATTGGGGAAGAAAAGTCGTAAAAGTATATATTTTACATTAA